The Hyphomonas sediminis genome contains a region encoding:
- a CDS encoding GNAT family N-acetyltransferase produces MGHALISDTSNGWRDAALTVRDADDADMDAITAIYAHFVLTSPATFEETPPSMPEMRMRRANVLAAGLPFLVAEIDGMVVGFCYASPYRTRTAYRYTVEDSIYVSEPHGGRGVGSALLGQLITRCEKGPWRQMLAVMGTGHNEACMALHRSLGFSNVGTLKAVGLKFGQWEDTVMMQRHLGDGEWSLPRE; encoded by the coding sequence ATGGGACACGCCCTGATTTCCGACACGAGCAATGGCTGGCGCGACGCTGCACTCACCGTGCGCGACGCCGACGATGCTGACATGGACGCCATTACGGCGATCTATGCCCACTTCGTTCTGACCAGCCCCGCAACCTTTGAAGAGACCCCGCCTTCCATGCCCGAGATGCGGATGCGGCGGGCGAATGTGCTGGCGGCGGGGCTGCCGTTCCTGGTGGCGGAGATCGACGGGATGGTCGTCGGCTTCTGCTACGCCTCCCCCTACCGGACGCGGACGGCGTATCGCTACACGGTGGAGGACTCCATCTATGTGAGCGAGCCCCATGGCGGACGCGGTGTGGGCAGCGCGCTGCTGGGCCAACTCATCACGCGCTGCGAGAAAGGCCCTTGGCGGCAGATGCTGGCCGTGATGGGCACCGGGCACAACGAGGCCTGCATGGCGCTGCACCGCAGCCTCGGCTTTTCCAATGTCGGTACGCTGAAGGCTGTCGGCCTCAAGTTTGGCCAGTGGGAAGACACCGTGATGATGCAGCGCCACCTGGGCGACGGGGAATGGTCCCTGCCGCGGGAATAA
- the trpS gene encoding tryptophan--tRNA ligase: MHPAAPFSQTILTGDRPTGPLHLGHYAGSLQNRVRLQDTHTQYILLADTQALTDNAHDPGKIRKNVLEVALDYLAAGIDPDRSTICVQSGLPALAELTLLYMNFVTVARLERNPTIKDEIRARGFGRDIPAGFLCYPVAQAADITGFGATLVPVGEDQLPLIEQTNEIVRRLNHQIGKPVLLEAEALVSKTGRLPGTDGKTKMSKSQGNAIPLSSSPEMLRQFVRQMYTDPNHIHVSDPGQVEGNVVFTYLDAFDPDAQAVADLKAHYRRGGLGDAVLKARLSGVLETLVGPIRERRMEISSRPGDVFDMLRDGTARARRLTQERMDVLAGALGLFRCA, encoded by the coding sequence ATGCACCCCGCCGCACCATTCAGCCAGACTATCCTCACCGGCGATCGCCCGACCGGCCCGCTTCATCTTGGCCATTATGCCGGCTCTCTCCAGAACCGGGTCCGGCTTCAGGATACGCACACGCAATACATCCTGCTCGCCGATACGCAGGCGCTGACCGACAATGCGCACGACCCCGGCAAGATCCGGAAGAATGTCCTCGAAGTCGCTCTCGATTATCTCGCAGCGGGGATCGATCCCGACAGGTCGACAATCTGTGTACAATCCGGATTGCCCGCTCTTGCTGAGCTGACGCTGCTTTATATGAACTTCGTCACGGTTGCGCGTCTGGAGCGAAACCCCACCATCAAGGATGAAATACGGGCACGCGGGTTTGGCCGGGACATCCCGGCCGGTTTCCTCTGCTATCCGGTTGCTCAGGCAGCGGACATAACTGGCTTCGGCGCTACTCTGGTCCCGGTGGGCGAAGACCAGTTGCCGCTCATAGAGCAGACCAACGAAATCGTCCGCCGTCTGAATCACCAGATCGGCAAACCGGTACTTTTGGAGGCAGAGGCGCTGGTTTCAAAAACTGGCCGCCTCCCCGGAACTGACGGGAAAACAAAGATGAGCAAGTCTCAGGGCAACGCCATTCCGCTGTCGTCCAGTCCGGAGATGCTGCGCCAGTTCGTGCGTCAGATGTATACCGATCCCAACCATATCCATGTCAGTGATCCGGGGCAGGTCGAAGGAAATGTCGTCTTCACATATCTCGATGCGTTTGACCCCGATGCACAGGCCGTTGCCGATCTGAAGGCGCATTACAGGCGCGGTGGATTGGGGGATGCGGTATTGAAGGCGCGGCTTTCTGGTGTGCTGGAAACCCTGGTCGGCCCGATCCGGGAGCGGCGGATGGAGATTTCCAGCCGGCCCGGCGATGTGTTCGACATGTTGCGCGATGGGACTGCGCGCGCCCGCAGGCTGACACAGGAAAGGATGGACGTGTTGGCTGGCGCGCTGGGGCTCTTCCGGTGCGCTTGA
- a CDS encoding LysR family transcriptional regulator, translated as MDRIELYRVFVRVVETGSFTKAAATLNLPRSTVSTAVATLEGRLGTRLLSRTTRAVSATQDGISFYERCLRLIEDNEELEGLFRHDGAGAPAGKLTVDMPGRIGRLIVAPALPGFLERYPGIELQIGTTDRAVDLIGENVDCALRVGALPDSGLIARNLGLLELINVASPDYLARHGTPETPRDLQSGHYAVRYASPTTGRVEDWEWTEDGTEHTLALPGRVTVNSAEAYIACCLAGLGVIQIPAYDVQAQLASGELVEVLPAYRAEALPMALVYPHRRHLSHRLQVFADWMAQLMRERVNPPGR; from the coding sequence TTGGACCGGATCGAGCTTTACCGCGTGTTTGTGCGCGTCGTGGAAACCGGCAGCTTCACCAAGGCAGCCGCGACGCTGAACCTGCCCCGCTCGACGGTATCGACCGCTGTGGCCACGCTGGAAGGCCGGCTGGGCACGCGCCTGCTGAGCCGGACGACACGGGCGGTTTCGGCGACGCAGGACGGGATCTCCTTCTATGAGCGCTGCCTGCGCCTGATCGAGGACAACGAAGAGCTGGAGGGCCTGTTCCGGCATGACGGGGCGGGCGCGCCGGCGGGCAAGCTGACCGTGGACATGCCCGGGCGGATCGGGCGGCTGATCGTGGCGCCCGCCCTGCCCGGCTTCCTGGAGCGGTATCCCGGCATCGAGCTGCAGATCGGGACAACGGACCGGGCGGTAGACCTGATCGGGGAGAATGTGGACTGCGCGCTGCGGGTTGGCGCGCTGCCGGACTCCGGGCTGATCGCGCGCAATCTTGGCCTGCTGGAACTCATCAATGTGGCGAGCCCGGACTATCTCGCCCGGCATGGCACGCCCGAAACGCCGCGCGACCTTCAAAGCGGGCACTATGCCGTGCGCTACGCCTCGCCCACCACGGGCCGCGTGGAGGATTGGGAGTGGACTGAAGATGGCACCGAACACACGCTGGCGCTGCCGGGTCGCGTAACGGTCAACAGCGCGGAGGCCTATATCGCGTGCTGCCTCGCCGGACTGGGGGTGATCCAGATACCTGCTTATGATGTGCAGGCGCAGCTGGCGTCCGGAGAGCTGGTGGAGGTGTTACCCGCTTACCGGGCCGAAGCCCTGCCGATGGCGCTGGTCTATCCGCACCGGCGCCACCTTTCCCACCGGCTGCAGGTGTTTGCCGATTGGATGGCGCAGCTGATGCGCGAACGGGTCAATCCGCCGGGACGCTGA